One part of the Exiguobacterium sibiricum 7-3 genome encodes these proteins:
- the guaB gene encoding IMP dehydrogenase — protein sequence MWENKFAKEGLTFDDVLLVPRRSSVLPRDVDLSVTLCEGITLNIPLISAGMDTVTEAPMAIAMARQGGLGVIHKNMSMEDQAEHVDRVKRSENGVITNPFYLTPERQVYDAEYLMSKYRISGVPIVNNETERKLVGILTNRDLRFVKDYSTVIETVMTTEELVTAKVGTSLEEAEQILHKHRIEKLPLVDENGVLKGLITTKDIEKVEQYPHAAKDSFGRLLVAAAVGVTKDASVRAKFLVDAGVDALVVDTAHGHSEGVLVKVRELRDEYPNLPIIAGNVATAEATRDLIEAGASVIKVGIGPGSICTTRVVAGVGVPQITAVFDCATEARKHGISIIADGGIKYSGDIVKALAAGGHAVMLGSLLAGVEESPGEMEIYQGRQFKTYRGMGSEASMKRGSQDRYFQEADKKFVPEGIEGRVAYRGKLGDSVYQLVGGIRSGMGYCGSASLEELREETQFIRMTGAGLQESHPHDIQITKEASNYTRQ from the coding sequence ATGTGGGAGAACAAATTTGCTAAAGAAGGCTTGACGTTTGATGACGTCTTGCTCGTACCACGTCGTTCAAGTGTCTTACCGAGAGATGTTGATTTGTCGGTAACACTATGCGAAGGAATTACATTAAACATTCCTCTAATCAGTGCTGGAATGGATACTGTAACAGAAGCTCCAATGGCAATTGCAATGGCACGTCAAGGCGGTCTTGGCGTTATTCACAAGAATATGTCGATGGAAGATCAAGCCGAGCATGTTGATCGTGTTAAACGTTCTGAGAATGGTGTCATTACAAACCCGTTTTATCTCACGCCAGAACGACAGGTTTATGATGCTGAATATTTGATGAGTAAATACCGGATTTCAGGTGTTCCAATCGTCAATAATGAAACGGAACGCAAACTGGTCGGTATCTTAACGAACCGTGATCTTCGTTTCGTAAAAGACTACTCGACGGTCATTGAAACGGTCATGACGACGGAAGAACTGGTCACAGCAAAAGTCGGTACCTCTTTAGAAGAAGCAGAACAGATTCTCCACAAACATCGGATTGAAAAGTTACCACTTGTTGATGAGAACGGTGTTTTGAAAGGTTTGATTACGACAAAGGATATTGAAAAAGTTGAGCAATATCCCCATGCAGCAAAAGATTCATTTGGACGTCTGCTCGTCGCAGCAGCTGTCGGTGTCACAAAAGATGCATCGGTTCGTGCCAAGTTCCTCGTAGATGCAGGAGTTGACGCATTGGTCGTCGATACGGCACACGGTCACTCAGAAGGGGTTCTCGTGAAGGTACGTGAACTTCGTGATGAATATCCGAACTTGCCGATCATCGCAGGAAACGTGGCAACAGCTGAAGCGACACGTGATTTGATTGAAGCAGGTGCTTCAGTCATCAAAGTCGGAATTGGGCCGGGATCGATTTGTACGACGCGTGTCGTTGCAGGAGTCGGGGTTCCGCAAATCACGGCCGTCTTTGATTGTGCGACAGAAGCCCGTAAGCACGGTATCTCGATTATCGCTGATGGTGGAATTAAGTATTCAGGGGATATCGTCAAAGCACTCGCAGCAGGAGGTCATGCTGTCATGTTAGGTAGCTTGCTTGCTGGTGTAGAGGAAAGTCCGGGAGAAATGGAAATTTATCAAGGTCGTCAATTCAAGACGTATCGTGGTATGGGATCGGAAGCTTCAATGAAGCGTGGTAGCCAAGATCGTTATTTCCAAGAAGCAGACAAGAAGTTTGTTCCAGAAGGAATCGAAGGTCGGGTTGCGTATCGCGGTAAACTGGGTGACTCTGTTTATCAACTCGTTGGAGGCATTCGTTCAGGAATGGGATACTGTGGTTCTGCTTCACTTGAAGAATTACGTGAAGAAACACAGTTTATCCGGATGACAGGTGCAGGTTTACAGGAAAGCCATCCTCACGACATTCAAATTACAAAAGAAGCCTCAAACTATACACGTCAATAA